One window from the genome of Chiroxiphia lanceolata isolate bChiLan1 chromosome 15, bChiLan1.pri, whole genome shotgun sequence encodes:
- the DNAJC18 gene encoding dnaJ homolog subfamily C member 18 isoform X1 → MTYTAEQLDGVRRIKRCRDYYEILGVSRDAGEEELKRAYRRLALKFHPDKNRAPGATEAFKAIGNAFAVLSNPEKRLRYDELGSDQEHVSTGQARHYNYYTEFEADITPEEIFNVFFGGHFPTGNIHMFSNVARDAHYYPRRHRTERAWTQEQEEEDNRPQNSYSAFIQLMPVFIIIVVSVITQLMATNPPYSLFYKSSIGHVIIRETENLQVPYYVDRNFEKNYQGAELQELEKTVEKDYIDYIQTSCWKEKQQKSDLSNLAKLYRDERLKQKAESLKLEHCEKLSSLIGMHKGG, encoded by the exons ATGACCTACACGGCCGAGCAGCTGGACGGGGTGCGGcg GATCAAGCGGTGCCGGGACTACTACGAGATCCTGGGCGTGAGCCGGGACGCCGGCGAGGAGGAGCTGAAGCGCGCGTACCGCCGGCTCGCCCTCAAGTTCCACCCCGACAAGAACCGCGCGCCCGGGGCCACCGAGGCCTTCAAAG CAATAGGCAATGCTTTTGCAGTTCTGAGCAACCCTGAGAAGCGACTGCGATACGATGAACTGGGGAGCGACCAAGAGCACGTCAGCACTGGCCAGGCCAGGCACTACAATTACTACACAGAGTTTGAAGCAGACATTACACCAGAAGAAATATTCAATGTGTTTTTTGGTGGGCATTTTCCTACAG gaaATATCCACATGTTCTCAAATGTAGCCAGAGATGCACATTATTACCCACGGAGGCACCGGACTGAAAGGGCATGgacacaggagcaggaggaggaagacaaCAGGCCACAG AATTCCTATTCTGCATTTATCCAGTTGATGCCAGTTTTCATCATCATAGTAGTGTCAGTGATAACTCAGCTGATGGCCACCAACCCTCCCTACAGCTTATTCTACAAGTC GTCCATCGGCCACGTCATTatcagagaaacagagaacttGCAGGTGCCTTACTATGTCGATAGGAACTTTGAGAAGAATTATCAAGGAGCAGAACTCCAAGAGCTCGAGAAGACAGTTGAAAAGGATTACATAGACTATATTCAgaccagctgctggaaggagaaaCAGCAAA agTCTGACTTGTCCAATTTGGCCAAGCTCTACAGAGATGAGAGgttaaaacagaaagcagaatcCCTGAAACTTGAGCACTGTGAGAAGCTCTCCAGTCTGATTGGGATGCACAAAGGGGGCTGA
- the DNAJC18 gene encoding dnaJ homolog subfamily C member 18 isoform X2, producing the protein MNVSGLSIYFSTFSWHQGQQEVVSFTAIGNAFAVLSNPEKRLRYDELGSDQEHVSTGQARHYNYYTEFEADITPEEIFNVFFGGHFPTGNIHMFSNVARDAHYYPRRHRTERAWTQEQEEEDNRPQNSYSAFIQLMPVFIIIVVSVITQLMATNPPYSLFYKSSIGHVIIRETENLQVPYYVDRNFEKNYQGAELQELEKTVEKDYIDYIQTSCWKEKQQKSDLSNLAKLYRDERLKQKAESLKLEHCEKLSSLIGMHKGG; encoded by the exons ATGAATGTTTCAGGTCTCTCCATATACTTTAGCACTTTCTCTTGGCATCAGGGGCAGCAGGAAGTAGTTTCCTTCACAG CAATAGGCAATGCTTTTGCAGTTCTGAGCAACCCTGAGAAGCGACTGCGATACGATGAACTGGGGAGCGACCAAGAGCACGTCAGCACTGGCCAGGCCAGGCACTACAATTACTACACAGAGTTTGAAGCAGACATTACACCAGAAGAAATATTCAATGTGTTTTTTGGTGGGCATTTTCCTACAG gaaATATCCACATGTTCTCAAATGTAGCCAGAGATGCACATTATTACCCACGGAGGCACCGGACTGAAAGGGCATGgacacaggagcaggaggaggaagacaaCAGGCCACAG AATTCCTATTCTGCATTTATCCAGTTGATGCCAGTTTTCATCATCATAGTAGTGTCAGTGATAACTCAGCTGATGGCCACCAACCCTCCCTACAGCTTATTCTACAAGTC GTCCATCGGCCACGTCATTatcagagaaacagagaacttGCAGGTGCCTTACTATGTCGATAGGAACTTTGAGAAGAATTATCAAGGAGCAGAACTCCAAGAGCTCGAGAAGACAGTTGAAAAGGATTACATAGACTATATTCAgaccagctgctggaaggagaaaCAGCAAA agTCTGACTTGTCCAATTTGGCCAAGCTCTACAGAGATGAGAGgttaaaacagaaagcagaatcCCTGAAACTTGAGCACTGTGAGAAGCTCTCCAGTCTGATTGGGATGCACAAAGGGGGCTGA